One region of Lysobacter silvisoli genomic DNA includes:
- the mutM gene encoding bifunctional DNA-formamidopyrimidine glycosylase/DNA-(apurinic or apyrimidinic site) lyase — MPELPEVETTRRGLAPHLEGRSVVAAILRRPDLRWPIPDAIASELPGQRIDGVRRRAKYLLLDTTAGSAVLHLGMSGSLRVLPADTPVRDHDHVDLLLDSDRVLRFNDPRRFGCLLWQPPGQTHELLRDLGPEPLSDDFDGDYLFNLSRGRKAPVKTFLMDQKVVVGVGNIYAAEALFAAGVSPLRASGKVSRERYAELAGAIKAILGYAIQRGGTTLRDFISPDGAPGYFEQELSAYGRGGEPCPRCGRPLKQAAIGQRTTVWCGHCQR; from the coding sequence ATGCCCGAGCTGCCCGAAGTCGAAACCACCCGCCGCGGCCTGGCCCCGCACCTGGAAGGGCGCAGCGTGGTCGCCGCGATCCTGCGCCGCCCCGATCTGCGCTGGCCCATCCCCGACGCCATCGCCAGCGAGCTGCCCGGCCAGCGCATCGACGGCGTGCGCCGCCGCGCCAAATACCTGCTGCTGGACACCACCGCCGGCAGCGCCGTGCTGCACCTGGGCATGTCCGGCAGCCTGCGCGTGCTGCCGGCCGACACGCCGGTGCGCGACCACGACCACGTCGACCTGCTGCTGGATTCGGACCGGGTGCTGCGCTTCAACGACCCGCGCCGCTTCGGCTGCCTGCTGTGGCAGCCGCCCGGCCAGACCCACGAACTGCTGCGCGACCTGGGCCCGGAGCCGCTGTCCGACGACTTCGACGGCGACTATCTGTTCAATCTAAGCCGCGGCCGCAAGGCGCCGGTCAAGACCTTCCTGATGGACCAGAAAGTGGTGGTGGGCGTGGGCAACATCTACGCCGCCGAGGCCCTGTTCGCCGCCGGCGTGTCGCCGCTGCGCGCGTCCGGCAAGGTCTCGCGCGAGCGCTACGCCGAGCTGGCCGGCGCGATCAAGGCGATCCTGGGCTATGCGATCCAGCGCGGCGGCACCACCCTGCGCGACTTCATCAGCCCCGACGGCGCGCCGGGCTATTTCGAGCAGGAACTGTCGGCCTACGGCCGTGGTGGCGAGCCCTGCCCGCGCTGCGGCCGGCCGTTGAAGCAGGCCGCCATCGGCCAGCGCACCACGGTCTGGTGCGGGCACTGCCAGCGCTGA
- a CDS encoding redoxin family protein gives MRRESVAYAALALACALIAVLGVQNRQLRYDYAALIEDTVRPPVGGWLPSAQAEVLGGGRLTLGRTGGERQVLYFFDPTCPVCEASVPAILELSGALQRAAGGAQLVGVARQEQAGLDGYLRARGFAFPVALSTPRIRALFHLRRVPLLVVVDRDGRVVYSHAGLIDTKEQVPTILTALRATERHAMPQHVAVGSSQWRER, from the coding sequence ATGCGCAGGGAGAGCGTTGCCTATGCCGCGTTGGCGCTGGCCTGCGCCCTGATCGCCGTGCTCGGCGTACAGAACCGGCAACTGCGATACGACTATGCCGCGCTGATCGAGGACACCGTGCGTCCGCCGGTGGGCGGTTGGCTGCCCAGCGCGCAGGCCGAGGTGTTGGGCGGCGGCCGACTGACCCTGGGCCGCACCGGCGGCGAGCGCCAGGTGCTGTATTTCTTCGACCCCACCTGCCCGGTGTGCGAGGCCTCGGTGCCCGCCATCCTGGAGCTCAGCGGCGCGCTGCAGCGCGCGGCCGGCGGCGCGCAACTGGTGGGGGTGGCGCGGCAGGAGCAGGCCGGCTTGGACGGCTACCTGCGCGCGCGCGGATTCGCGTTTCCGGTGGCGTTGTCGACGCCGCGGATCCGCGCCTTGTTCCATTTGAGGCGCGTGCCGCTGCTGGTGGTCGTCGATCGCGACGGCCGGGTCGTCTACTCGCACGCCGGGCTGATCGATACCAAGGAGCAGGTGCCCACCATCCTGACCGCGTTGCGCGCCACGGAACGGCATGCCATGCCACAGCATGTAGCGGTTGGATCATCGCAATGGAGAGAACGATGA
- a CDS encoding DesA family fatty acid desaturase has product MPASLLDFIAGGLLQASFGTMVIYFLVVTQLTIMSVTLYLHRSMAHRSVDFHPALAHVFRFWTWLSTSMITKEWAAIHRKHHAKCETEEDPHSPQFKGIDTVMWRGVELYREARTQREDIEKYGKGCPDDWIERKLYTPHATMGPTLLLFISFALFGFAGVAVWALQMLWIPFWAAGVVNGLGHWWGYRNFETTDTATNLTPWGFWIGGEELHNNHHAFPSSAKFALRKWEFDIGWAAIRVLEKLRLAKVLRVAPALDVRPNIAIPDAETLKALLAIRFQAMTDYYRNVTLPALREEASSAGDRMRALPRKLRKGLADGGRWLDGDARERLHSWVAERPRMATLADFRQRLAQVLDDRSHDAQATLQRLHAWCAEAEASGIHALQAFSARLKGYALAPARA; this is encoded by the coding sequence ATGCCCGCTTCATTGCTCGACTTCATCGCCGGCGGTTTGCTGCAGGCCAGCTTCGGCACCATGGTGATCTACTTCCTGGTGGTCACCCAGCTGACGATCATGTCGGTCACCTTGTACCTGCACCGTTCGATGGCGCACCGTTCGGTGGACTTCCACCCGGCGCTGGCGCATGTCTTCCGGTTCTGGACCTGGCTCAGCACCTCGATGATCACCAAGGAGTGGGCGGCGATCCATCGCAAGCACCACGCCAAGTGCGAGACCGAGGAAGATCCGCACAGCCCGCAGTTCAAGGGCATCGACACGGTGATGTGGCGCGGCGTGGAGCTGTACCGCGAAGCGCGCACCCAGCGCGAGGACATCGAGAAGTACGGCAAGGGCTGCCCGGACGACTGGATCGAACGCAAGCTCTACACGCCGCACGCGACCATGGGCCCGACCTTGCTGCTGTTCATCAGCTTCGCCCTGTTCGGCTTCGCCGGCGTGGCGGTGTGGGCGCTGCAGATGCTGTGGATTCCGTTCTGGGCCGCCGGCGTGGTCAACGGCCTGGGCCACTGGTGGGGCTACCGCAATTTCGAAACCACCGACACCGCCACCAACCTGACCCCGTGGGGTTTCTGGATCGGCGGCGAAGAACTGCACAACAACCACCACGCGTTCCCGAGCTCGGCCAAGTTCGCCCTGCGCAAGTGGGAGTTCGACATCGGCTGGGCCGCGATCCGCGTGCTGGAGAAGCTGCGCCTGGCCAAGGTGCTGCGCGTGGCGCCGGCGCTGGACGTGCGCCCGAACATCGCCATTCCCGATGCCGAGACGCTGAAAGCGCTGCTGGCGATCCGCTTCCAGGCCATGACCGATTACTACCGCAACGTCACCCTGCCGGCGCTGCGCGAAGAAGCGTCCAGCGCGGGCGACCGCATGCGCGCGCTGCCGCGCAAGCTGCGCAAGGGCCTGGCCGACGGCGGCCGCTGGCTGGACGGCGACGCGCGCGAGCGCCTGCACAGCTGGGTGGCCGAGCGCCCGCGCATGGCCACGCTGGCCGACTTCCGCCAGCGCCTGGCGCAGGTGCTGGACGACCGTTCGCACGACGCCCAGGCCACCTTGCAGCGCCTGCATGCCTGGTGCGCCGAGGCCGAGGCCAGCGGCATCCACGCGCTGCAGGCCTTCTCCGCACGCCTGAAGGGCTACGCGCTGGCGCCCGCGCGCGCCTGA
- a CDS encoding penicillin-binding transpeptidase domain-containing protein, which yields MLRALLVSCVLLAPAYARAAVAPAQQSCFLLYEVGVGQRSRDPDPACEQRYSPASTFKIPHALFALDAGAVSGPDEVMAYDGQGDWAPLARRDHSLATAMRYSVVWYFQRIAQRLGMQRERDYLRKIGYGNQDAGSDLTHFWLGDALTISPLEQQRFLLDLYADRLPLSKPAMAQVRAMLVQPQGQVTNARGEHAFAAPWPAGAVVSAKTGSVTDRAGRGVRWLVGHVQRGKRAYVFVSCVVGAKDLDQNAAIDLAARELQAAQVL from the coding sequence ATGTTGCGGGCGTTGCTGGTGTCGTGCGTGTTGCTGGCGCCGGCGTATGCGCGCGCGGCCGTTGCGCCGGCGCAGCAGTCGTGCTTTCTGCTGTATGAGGTGGGGGTAGGCCAGCGATCGCGCGATCCCGATCCGGCCTGCGAACAGCGCTACTCGCCTGCGTCCACCTTCAAGATCCCGCACGCGTTGTTCGCGCTCGATGCCGGCGCGGTGTCCGGCCCCGACGAGGTCATGGCCTACGACGGCCAGGGCGATTGGGCGCCGCTGGCGCGCCGCGACCACAGCCTGGCCACGGCGATGCGCTACTCGGTGGTGTGGTACTTCCAGCGTATCGCCCAGCGCCTGGGCATGCAGCGCGAGCGCGACTACCTGCGCAAGATCGGCTACGGCAACCAGGATGCGGGCAGCGACCTCACCCATTTCTGGCTGGGCGATGCGCTGACGATCTCGCCGCTGGAACAGCAGCGTTTCCTGCTGGACCTGTATGCCGATCGCCTGCCGCTGTCCAAGCCGGCGATGGCGCAAGTGCGGGCCATGCTGGTGCAGCCGCAGGGCCAGGTGACCAATGCGCGCGGCGAGCACGCCTTCGCCGCGCCCTGGCCGGCCGGCGCCGTGGTGTCGGCCAAGACCGGTTCGGTCACCGACCGCGCAGGGCGCGGTGTGCGCTGGCTGGTCGGCCACGTGCAGCGCGGCAAACGCGCCTATGTGTTCGTGAGTTGCGTGGTCGGAGCCAAGGATCTGGACCAGAACGCGGCGATCGACCTGGCGGCACGCGAGCTGCAAGCGGCGCAGGTGCTGTAG
- a CDS encoding CGNR zinc finger domain-containing protein produces the protein MRIERHAFQAADLVGGNLALDLANTVTARDSQPRDWLDDYDALLRWARQSGHYPRADLAALESLALAQPAKAAAALTRAKTLREALCELLYALAQERTPPAAALAVLDRARLAASAAARLAARQGRLHAEWAPQRSGLDLIAHVVTAHAIDLLKDAQLDRLRICDGHDCGWVFIDTSKNGRRRWCDMATCGNVAKARRHQQRSAH, from the coding sequence ATGCGGATCGAACGCCACGCCTTCCAAGCGGCCGACCTGGTCGGCGGCAACCTGGCCCTGGACCTGGCCAATACGGTCACGGCGCGCGATAGCCAGCCGCGCGACTGGCTGGACGACTACGACGCCCTGCTGCGCTGGGCGCGCCAGTCCGGCCATTACCCGCGCGCAGACCTGGCCGCGCTGGAAAGCTTGGCGTTGGCGCAGCCGGCCAAGGCCGCCGCCGCGCTGACCCGCGCCAAGACCCTGCGCGAGGCGCTGTGCGAACTGCTCTACGCGCTCGCGCAGGAGCGCACGCCGCCCGCCGCCGCGCTGGCCGTGCTCGACCGCGCGCGCCTGGCTGCGTCCGCCGCCGCCCGCCTCGCCGCGCGTCAGGGCCGCCTGCATGCGGAATGGGCGCCGCAGCGCTCGGGCCTGGACCTGATCGCGCACGTGGTCACCGCGCACGCCATCGACCTGCTCAAGGACGCCCAGCTCGACCGCCTGCGCATCTGCGACGGCCACGACTGCGGCTGGGTGTTCATCGACACCTCCAAGAACGGCCGCCGGCGCTGGTGCGACATGGCCACCTGCGGCAACGTCGCCAAGGCGCGCCGGCACCAGCAGCGCAGCGCGCACTGA